The nucleotide sequence GCTCGAAGGTCGCCGTCAGTCCCATTCGTGCGGGCGCAGCGAGCAGTCTGGCAATATCGCGGTATCCCTGGCCACCGAGGTGATGCACCTCGTCGAAGATGACGAGGCCGAAGCGATCGCCGATTTCGTCGGCCCGGAGATACGCCGAGTCGTAGGTGGCGACGGTCAGGGGTTCGAGTCGCTGCTCACCACCGCCGAGTTGTCCGATCGGGACGTCGAACTCCCGCTGTAGCTCCCCGCGCCATTGCTCCAGCAGGTCGATCGTCGGGACGACTACGAGCGTGGGCGTCCCCAGCGCTTCGATCGCGGCGATGCCGATGACGGTCTTCCCGCTTCCGGTTGGGAGTTCGAGGACACCACGGCCGTCGGCCTCGCGCCAGGCCGCGAGGGCTTCCCGCTGGTAAGACCTGAGCTCGTAGGTCGAATCGAGGTCGAGCGTGGGGCGGTCGAGGACCTCGTCGTCGACTGTCGCGCCCGTCGCCTCGATGGCGTCACGGACCGCCGAATATCGATAGCCGGGTGCTCGCCAGGTCTTCGAGCGCTCGTCGGACTCGACGTCTGGAAGGGATTTGGCTGCCTCCGCATCCAGTCCCTCGATACGGATGGTCCCGTCTTCGTACGCCAGGGTGACCTGAGCCACGACTCGTGGTCAGCCCGCGCTGGCCTAAAGGGTATGCCTGGAGTGAGGAGTTCCGACCCCGTCTCTCGGCTTTCTCAACCCTTTTATCCACGAACCAGCATCTATGAGATATGACTGAGACCGAGCAGGACGGCGATTCAGCCGTGACGGCGGACGGTTCGGAGGGCAAGGAAGCGACCGACGAGCAGATCGCCGCTCTCCGCGAGGAGCAACTCGAAACGGTCCGGGAGACCGACGCCGAGGAACTCGCCGACGAACTCGCAGCGCAGCGACTCGAAATCGAACAACTCGAGGCAGCACTCGCCGATCTCGAAGCGACGGTCGAGCAAAAAGACGAGGAGATAGAGGACCTGACGAGCCGACTCAAGCGCAAGCAGGCTGACTTCCAGAACTACAAGAAACGGATGAAAGAGAAGCGCGAGGACGAGAAACAACGGGCCACCGAGGATCTCGTCGAGCGACTGCTCGATGTCCGAGACAATCTGCAGCGAGCGCTCGATCAGGACGACGTCGCTGATCTCCGGGACGGCGTGGAGTCGACGCTCCGACAGTTCGAGACCGAACTCGATCGCGAGAACGTCGAGCCGATCGAACCCGAGCCCGGCGACGAGGTCGATCCCGAGCGCCACGAGGTACTGGTGCGGATGGACAGTTCACAGCCGGAGGGGACGATCGCCGAGGTTCACCGCGCAGGCTACGAGATGGCAGGGAAAGTGATCCGGACGGCACAGGTTGCTGTCAGTGACGGGGCATCCGCTGTCGCGGACGCCATGACGGATGAGACCGAATCGAACGGGAACTGACTGCCGCCGGAGACCTGTTGATCACTACTTCAATATAAAGCCCTCGACTGCGTCCATTATCCGACAGCAAAACCGCAGGACGTAACGCGATCCGTCTGAGCCGTTCGTTCGCGCTATCTAGTAATGTTTAACCGGGACAAGCCGGTACGTAGACACAACATGGCGAGCAACAAGATTCTCGGTATCGACCTTGGAACGACCAACTCGGCGTTCGCGGTCATGGAGGGTGGCGACCCGGAGATCATCGTCAACAGCGAGGGCGAACGAACCACGCCCTCGGTCGTGGCGTTCGACGACGGCGAGCAACTCGTCGGCAAGCCGGCGAAAAACCAGGCCGTCAAGAACCCTGACGAGACGATTCAGTCGATCAAACGCCACATGGGCGAGGAGGACTACACCGTTTCCCTCGACGGCGAGGAGTACACGCCCGAGCAGGTCTCGGCGATGATCCTCCAGAAGATCAAACGCGACGCCGAGGAGTATCTGGGCGACGAGATCGAAAAGGCCGTCATCACGGTGCCGGCGTACTTCAACGACCGCCAGCGCCAGGCCACGAAGGACGCCGGCGAGATCGCCGGCTTCGAAGTCGAGCGCATCGTCAACGAGCCGACGGCGGCCTCGATGGCCTACGGCCTCGACGACGAGTCAGACCAGACGGTCCTCGTCTACGACCTCGGTGGCGGGACGTTCGACGTCTCGATTCTCGACCTCGGTGGCGGCGTCTACGAAGTCGTCGCAACCAACGGTGACAACGATCTCGGTGGCGACGACTGGGACCGGGCGATCATCGACTGGCTCGCCGAGGACTTCGAAGACGAGCATGGCATCGACCTGCGAGAGGATCGCCAGGCGCTCCAGCGGCTGAAAGACGCGGCCGAGGAAGCCAAGGTCGAACTCTCCTCCCGGAAGGAGACCGAGATCAACCTGCCATTTATCACCTCTACTGACGACGGTCCGGTCCACCTGGAGACGGACATCACCCGCGCGAAGTTCGAGAGCCTGACGAGTGACCTGATCGAGCGCACCGTCGAGCCGACCGAGCAGGCCCTTGAGGACGCCGACTACTCGAAGTCCGACATCGACGAGGTGCTGCTCGTGGGCGGGTCGACCCGCATGCCCCAGGTTCAGGAGAAGGTCGAGGAACTCACCGGCCAGGAACCGAAGAAGAACGTCAATCCCGACGAGGCCGTCGCGCTGGGCGCGGCCATCCAGGGTGGCGTCCTCTCGGGCGACGTCGACGACATCGTCCTGCTCGACGTGACGCCCCTCAGCCTCGGTGTCGAGGTCAAGGGCGGCCTCTTCGAGCGACTCATCGAGAAAAACACGACGATCCCGACCGAGGAATCGAAGATCTTCACGACCGCCGCGGCCAATCAGACGTCGGTCCAGATCCGCGTCTTCCAGGGCGAACGCGAGATCGCCGAGGAGAACGAACTGCTGGGAGCCTTCATGCTCCAGGGCATCCCGCCGGCTCCGGCCGGGACGCCCCAGATCGAGGTCACCTTCTCGATCGACGAGAACGGCATCGT is from Halorhabdus sp. BNX81 and encodes:
- the grpE gene encoding nucleotide exchange factor GrpE → MTETEQDGDSAVTADGSEGKEATDEQIAALREEQLETVRETDAEELADELAAQRLEIEQLEAALADLEATVEQKDEEIEDLTSRLKRKQADFQNYKKRMKEKREDEKQRATEDLVERLLDVRDNLQRALDQDDVADLRDGVESTLRQFETELDRENVEPIEPEPGDEVDPERHEVLVRMDSSQPEGTIAEVHRAGYEMAGKVIRTAQVAVSDGASAVADAMTDETESNGN
- the dnaK gene encoding molecular chaperone DnaK → MASNKILGIDLGTTNSAFAVMEGGDPEIIVNSEGERTTPSVVAFDDGEQLVGKPAKNQAVKNPDETIQSIKRHMGEEDYTVSLDGEEYTPEQVSAMILQKIKRDAEEYLGDEIEKAVITVPAYFNDRQRQATKDAGEIAGFEVERIVNEPTAASMAYGLDDESDQTVLVYDLGGGTFDVSILDLGGGVYEVVATNGDNDLGGDDWDRAIIDWLAEDFEDEHGIDLREDRQALQRLKDAAEEAKVELSSRKETEINLPFITSTDDGPVHLETDITRAKFESLTSDLIERTVEPTEQALEDADYSKSDIDEVLLVGGSTRMPQVQEKVEELTGQEPKKNVNPDEAVALGAAIQGGVLSGDVDDIVLLDVTPLSLGVEVKGGLFERLIEKNTTIPTEESKIFTTAAANQTSVQIRVFQGEREIAEENELLGAFMLQGIPPAPAGTPQIEVTFSIDENGIVNVSAEDQGSGNSEEITIEGGVGLSDEEIEEMQQEAEEHAEEDQQRRERIEARNEAESAIQRAETLLEENEDAVDDDLREDIESEIEAIEEVLEDDDATTEDYEEATESLTEALQEIGKQMYDQAGAEGAAGAGAAGAGAGGMGGMGGAGPAGGAGPAGGPGGAGDEAGEEYVDADFEEVQDEDDDEE